A genomic segment from Micromonospora echinaurantiaca encodes:
- a CDS encoding FAD-binding oxidoreductase, with amino-acid sequence MALSATVRAELAGIVGPANVHDADGDLVAYARDATPLFTHRPDAVVFPADTAEVAAVLALATRQGVPVVPRGAGSNLCAATVPLRGGIVLVLTRLNEILEISADELLARVQPGVSSAVLADAVAAHGLLWAPDPGSRTVATVGGTIATCAGGLRGLKYGVTRNYVLGLEAVLPTGEVIRTGGRLWKDVAGYDLTRLLTGSEGTLAVLTEATVALLPAPASANTGVAYFPSLAEAGEAVARVIRAGVVPATLEFLDRACIDAVEDFAHLGLRTDAGALLLFGDDGPADLVATHLDRIGAACVAAGAVEVTTAREVAQAEALLAARRCALPALSRRGGVTILEDATVPRPRIAEMVDRIDAIAARHDVAIATFGHAGDGNLHPTCVLDSADDTDAVRRAEAAFADVFAAALDLGGTITGEHGVGAAKLPFLAARLGDDQLALLRRIKTAFDPAGILNPGKLGS; translated from the coding sequence ATGGCACTGTCCGCGACCGTCCGGGCCGAACTGGCCGGCATCGTCGGCCCGGCGAACGTGCACGACGCCGACGGCGACCTCGTCGCGTACGCCCGCGACGCCACCCCGCTGTTCACCCACCGGCCGGACGCGGTGGTCTTCCCGGCCGACACCGCCGAGGTCGCCGCGGTGCTGGCGCTGGCCACCCGGCAGGGCGTGCCGGTGGTGCCGCGCGGCGCGGGCTCGAACCTGTGCGCGGCCACCGTGCCGCTGCGCGGCGGGATCGTGCTGGTGCTGACCCGACTGAACGAGATCCTGGAGATCAGCGCGGACGAGTTGCTGGCCCGGGTGCAGCCCGGCGTCTCCAGCGCCGTGCTGGCCGACGCCGTCGCCGCGCACGGGCTGCTCTGGGCACCGGATCCGGGCAGCCGGACCGTCGCCACCGTGGGCGGCACCATCGCCACCTGCGCCGGCGGGCTGCGCGGGCTGAAGTACGGGGTCACCCGCAACTACGTGCTCGGGCTGGAGGCGGTGCTGCCCACCGGCGAGGTGATCCGCACCGGCGGCCGGCTCTGGAAGGACGTGGCCGGCTACGACCTCACCCGACTGCTCACCGGTTCCGAGGGCACCCTCGCGGTGCTCACCGAGGCGACCGTGGCGCTGCTGCCGGCGCCCGCGTCCGCGAACACCGGGGTGGCGTACTTCCCGTCGCTGGCCGAGGCGGGGGAGGCGGTGGCCCGGGTGATCCGGGCCGGGGTGGTGCCGGCGACCCTGGAGTTCCTCGACCGGGCCTGCATCGACGCCGTGGAGGACTTCGCGCACCTGGGGCTGCGTACCGACGCCGGGGCGCTGCTGCTCTTCGGTGACGACGGCCCGGCGGACCTGGTCGCCACCCACCTCGACCGGATCGGCGCGGCCTGCGTCGCGGCCGGCGCGGTGGAGGTCACCACCGCCCGCGAGGTCGCCCAGGCCGAGGCGCTGCTGGCCGCCCGGCGGTGCGCGCTGCCCGCGCTGTCCCGGCGCGGCGGGGTGACCATCCTGGAGGACGCCACCGTCCCCCGGCCGCGGATCGCCGAGATGGTCGACCGGATCGACGCGATCGCCGCCCGGCACGACGTCGCCATCGCCACCTTCGGCCACGCCGGCGACGGCAACCTGCACCCCACCTGCGTCCTCGACTCCGCCGACGACACCGACGCGGTACGCCGCGCCGAGGCGGCCTTCGCCGACGTCTTCGCCGCCGCCCTCGACCTCGGCGGCACCATCACCGGCGAGCACGGGGTGGGCGCGGCGAAGCTGCCGTTCCTGGCCGCCCGGCTCGGCGACGACCAGCTCGCCCTGCTCCGCCGGATCAAGACCGCCTTCGACCCGGCGGGCATCCTCAACCCCGGAAAGCTGGGCTCGTGA
- a CDS encoding C39 family peptidase has protein sequence MRTDILRKTALTAAGLAFTGGAIAAPSTAVFAAEKPTTSVTTDRKNGERELGVRYEAQPNFYYCGPAAARNALSVQGKNINMDAMAEEMGTTEAGTNSINDITPVLNKETGKDVYRSVEIRDRAADDKQTDKLRADVVKAVDEGRAVVANIAGTATDTDGNTHSFEGGHYISVVGYRDGGNTVTIADSANPNTASYRMSIDNLADWIATRGYAA, from the coding sequence ATGCGTACCGACATCCTGCGTAAGACCGCCCTGACCGCCGCCGGCCTCGCGTTCACCGGCGGCGCCATCGCCGCCCCCAGCACCGCCGTCTTCGCGGCCGAGAAGCCGACCACCTCGGTGACCACCGACCGCAAGAACGGTGAGCGGGAACTGGGCGTGCGCTACGAGGCCCAGCCGAACTTCTACTACTGCGGCCCCGCCGCCGCCCGCAACGCCCTGTCCGTGCAGGGCAAGAACATCAACATGGACGCCATGGCCGAGGAAATGGGCACCACCGAGGCCGGCACCAACTCCATCAACGACATCACCCCCGTCCTGAACAAGGAAACCGGTAAGGACGTCTACCGCAGCGTCGAGATCCGCGACCGCGCCGCCGACGACAAGCAGACCGACAAGCTGCGCGCCGACGTGGTCAAGGCCGTCGACGAAGGCCGCGCCGTGGTCGCCAACATCGCCGGCACCGCCACCGACACCGACGGCAACACCCACTCCTTCGAAGGCGGGCACTACATCAGCGTCGTCGGCTACCGCGACGGCGGCAACACGGTGACCATCGCCGACTCGGCGAACCCGAACACCGCCAGCTACCGGATGAGCATCGACAACCTCGCCGACTGGATCGCCACCCGCGGCTACGCCGCCTGA
- a CDS encoding FecCD family ABC transporter permease — protein MLLLVAVTVLSIAVGAKQLPLAEVWHGLLDPDSAEYAVVHRMRLPRTLLGLLAGAALGVAGAVMQALTRNPLADPGLLGINAGAAAAVATAAAFLGVTAIDGYVWFALLGAAAVTAGVYAVGGGRAATPARLALAGAALNATLYSYVSAVMLLDAASLDRLRFWTVGSLASAETATVLRVLPFIGAGLLVALVAARPLNALALGDDSARALGARPALIRAVVIAAITLLCGAATAACGPIVFVGLLVPHLVRALTGPDLRWLLPYCALLAPVLLLGADVLGRVLGRPGELQVGMVTAVLGGPLFLWLIRRGRVAHP, from the coding sequence CTGCTGCTGCTCGTCGCCGTCACCGTGCTCAGCATCGCCGTCGGCGCCAAGCAGCTGCCGCTCGCCGAGGTGTGGCACGGGCTGCTCGATCCCGACTCGGCCGAGTACGCCGTCGTGCACCGGATGCGGCTGCCGCGTACGCTGCTCGGCCTGCTCGCCGGCGCCGCCCTCGGGGTGGCCGGGGCGGTGATGCAGGCGCTGACCCGCAACCCGCTCGCCGACCCCGGCCTGCTCGGCATCAACGCCGGCGCCGCCGCGGCGGTCGCCACCGCCGCCGCCTTCCTCGGCGTCACCGCGATCGACGGCTACGTCTGGTTCGCGCTGCTCGGCGCCGCCGCCGTCACCGCTGGCGTGTACGCGGTCGGCGGCGGCCGGGCGGCCACCCCGGCCCGGCTCGCGCTGGCCGGCGCGGCGCTCAACGCCACCCTCTACTCGTACGTCAGCGCGGTGATGCTGCTCGACGCGGCGTCGCTGGACCGGCTGCGGTTCTGGACGGTCGGCTCGCTGGCCAGCGCCGAGACCGCGACGGTGCTGCGGGTGCTGCCGTTCATCGGCGCGGGCCTGCTGGTCGCCCTGGTCGCGGCCCGCCCGCTGAACGCCCTGGCCCTCGGCGACGACTCGGCGCGGGCGCTGGGCGCCCGCCCGGCGCTGATCCGGGCGGTGGTGATCGCCGCGATCACGCTGCTCTGCGGGGCGGCCACCGCGGCCTGCGGTCCGATCGTCTTCGTCGGGCTGCTGGTGCCGCACCTGGTCCGCGCGCTGACCGGGCCGGACCTGCGCTGGCTGCTGCCGTACTGCGCGCTGCTCGCGCCGGTGCTGCTGCTCGGCGCGGACGTGCTGGGCCGGGTGCTCGGCCGCCCCGGCGAACTCCAGGTCGGCATGGTGACCGCGGTGCTCGGCGGGCCGCTGTTCCTGTGGCTGATCCGGCGGGGAAGGGTGGCCCACCCGTGA
- a CDS encoding GNAT family N-acetyltransferase — MQIRPFTQSDWPQVWPILHEVIRAQETFPYDPAMTAGQAYDMWVEQPPGLTVVAVDGGAVLGTAKMGTNRPGPGSHVSTASFMVAREARGRGVGTALCRYTLDWARSRGYAGMQFNAVVATNTAAVELYRREGFAVVGTVPGAFRHPTLGRVGLHVMYQEFPNATVPGAA; from the coding sequence GTGCAGATCCGGCCGTTCACGCAGTCCGACTGGCCCCAGGTGTGGCCGATCCTCCACGAGGTGATCCGGGCGCAGGAGACCTTCCCCTACGACCCGGCGATGACCGCCGGTCAGGCGTACGACATGTGGGTGGAGCAGCCGCCGGGACTCACGGTGGTCGCGGTGGACGGCGGGGCGGTGCTCGGCACCGCCAAGATGGGCACCAACCGCCCGGGGCCCGGCTCGCACGTCTCCACGGCGAGCTTCATGGTGGCTCGGGAGGCGCGTGGCCGGGGTGTGGGCACGGCCCTGTGCCGGTACACGTTGGACTGGGCCCGCTCGCGCGGCTATGCCGGGATGCAGTTCAACGCGGTGGTGGCGACGAACACCGCCGCCGTCGAGCTGTACCGGCGGGAGGGCTTCGCGGTGGTCGGCACCGTGCCGGGCGCGTTCCGGCACCCCACCCTCGGCCGGGTCGGCCTGCACGTCATGTACCAGGAGTTCCCGAACGCCACCGTCCCGGGAGCCGCCTGA
- a CDS encoding FtsX-like permease family protein, with the protein MTRLRAGAADLAMGARMAVTGGRDGWLRALLTALGVGIGVAMLLLAAAVPQALDAREARGDARDDLRMGAQIPAAANTLLIRATDTAFRDRPIRGRVLRPEGPAAPVPPGVAALPGPGEVVVSPALRDLLDSPDGALLAPRLGGARVTGTIGAEGLAGPNELAYYLGSDTLSADEGAARLDEFGGGLPGEGFGPVLMLLVVVIFVVLLLPIAVFLGAAVRFGGERRDRRLAALRLVGADAGMIRRIAAGEAAAAALLGVAVGGLFFLAGRQVVPLVTLLDLSVYAADVRPPLPLVVGVALAVPALAVLVAMVALRAVVVEPLGVTRRATPVRRRLAWRLLLPAAGLGLLLAAAAGVAPAGAENQTAAGAVLLLVGTVTLLPWLTDLVVRRLHGGPVPWQLAVRRLQIDSAASARLVNGIAVAVAGTIGLQMLFAGVADQFTHSTGQDPSRAQVLVQFPARADVTAAVDRLATAPGVSASNATLVTGLTAGHDYADLRIGDCATLAEFARLDRCADGDVFLVRDPAAESRPAIRPGAPWRWATAAAGRCPGPPGRFPAGRTRSAVRSRPCWPPRPRSGRPGWARCAPTRTCGSTLDGRTRSSTSATRPPAATCSPASSR; encoded by the coding sequence GTGACCCGGCTGCGTGCCGGCGCGGCCGACCTCGCGATGGGCGCCCGGATGGCCGTCACCGGTGGCCGGGACGGCTGGCTGCGTGCGCTGCTGACCGCGCTCGGCGTCGGCATCGGCGTGGCGATGCTGCTACTCGCCGCCGCCGTACCGCAGGCGCTGGACGCCCGGGAGGCCCGCGGCGACGCCCGCGACGACCTACGGATGGGCGCCCAGATCCCGGCCGCCGCGAACACCCTGCTGATCCGGGCGACCGACACCGCCTTCCGGGACCGGCCGATCCGGGGCCGGGTGCTGCGTCCGGAGGGTCCGGCCGCGCCGGTGCCGCCGGGGGTCGCCGCGCTGCCCGGTCCGGGCGAGGTGGTGGTCTCCCCCGCGCTGCGCGACCTGCTCGACTCACCCGATGGCGCGCTGCTCGCCCCGCGCCTCGGTGGCGCCCGGGTTACCGGCACCATCGGCGCCGAGGGCCTGGCCGGGCCGAACGAGCTGGCCTACTACCTGGGCAGCGACACGCTCTCGGCCGACGAGGGCGCGGCCCGGCTGGACGAGTTCGGCGGCGGGCTGCCGGGCGAGGGGTTCGGGCCGGTGCTCATGCTGCTCGTGGTGGTCATCTTCGTCGTACTGCTGCTGCCCATCGCGGTCTTCCTCGGCGCGGCCGTGCGGTTCGGCGGCGAACGCCGGGACCGGCGGCTGGCCGCGCTGCGGCTGGTCGGTGCGGACGCCGGCATGATCCGCCGGATCGCCGCCGGCGAGGCCGCCGCCGCCGCGCTGCTCGGCGTCGCGGTCGGTGGGCTGTTCTTCCTGGCCGGACGCCAGGTGGTGCCGCTGGTCACGCTGCTGGACCTGAGCGTGTACGCGGCCGACGTGCGCCCGCCGCTGCCGCTGGTCGTCGGGGTCGCCCTGGCGGTGCCCGCGCTGGCGGTGCTGGTGGCCATGGTGGCGCTGCGCGCCGTGGTGGTCGAGCCGCTCGGGGTGACCCGCCGGGCCACCCCGGTCCGTCGCCGGCTGGCGTGGCGGCTGCTGCTGCCGGCCGCCGGGCTGGGGCTGCTGCTGGCCGCCGCGGCCGGCGTCGCCCCGGCCGGCGCCGAGAACCAGACCGCGGCCGGCGCGGTGCTGCTGCTGGTCGGCACGGTCACCCTGCTGCCCTGGCTGACCGACCTGGTGGTACGCCGGCTGCACGGCGGCCCGGTGCCGTGGCAGCTGGCGGTACGCCGGCTCCAGATCGACAGCGCCGCCTCGGCGCGGCTGGTGAACGGCATCGCGGTCGCCGTCGCCGGCACCATCGGACTGCAGATGCTCTTCGCCGGCGTGGCCGACCAGTTCACCCACTCGACCGGGCAGGATCCGTCCCGCGCCCAGGTGCTGGTGCAGTTCCCGGCCCGGGCCGACGTCACCGCCGCGGTGGACCGGCTGGCCACCGCGCCCGGCGTCAGCGCCAGCAACGCCACGCTGGTCACCGGGCTCACCGCCGGGCACGACTACGCCGACCTGCGGATCGGCGACTGTGCCACGCTGGCCGAGTTTGCCCGGCTGGACCGCTGCGCCGACGGCGACGTGTTCCTGGTCCGGGATCCGGCAGCCGAGAGCCGGCCGGCCATCCGGCCCGGAGCGCCGTGGCGGTGGGCGACGGCGGCAGCTGGCAGGTGCCCGGGACCGCCCGGGAGGTTCCCGGCCGGCCGGACCCGGTCGGCCGTCAGGAGTCGGCCGTGCTGGCCACCCCGGCCGCGGTCGGGGCGGCCCGGCTGGGCCCGCTGCGCTCCGACGCGTACCTGCGGCTCGACCCTGGACGGCCGGACGCGATCGAGCACGTCCGCAACGCGGCCGCCGGCGGCGACCTGTTCGCCAGCGTCCTCACGCTGA
- a CDS encoding (Fe-S)-binding protein translates to MSGDVFDPEQLSRCISCGFCLPACPTYAMTGDEASSPRGRITLMRALQDGTLPPDDPTLAEQSSFCLGCRACEPVCPAGVQYGSLLEQWRVHQWRGRRRPPLARALTLVAGQRWLLRLLGLVRGAARGPAAAPPTGQLMLGCFERGLYPGVSRAARSLDPTLAVPAAQGCCGALHAHNGDLAGGERLARGLGEELPGTIVTTSGGCAAHLASVLGPQRVRELSTWLAGRPPGVELRVAGRRARVTLQDSCHLRNGLGVFAEPRALLRQVADYVELPSAATCCGAAGTYSLLRPKDSRRILDGKLDEIEAAGVDLVVAVNPGCLRQLRTGLRRRRSAVRAVHLAELLAEAATPDRP, encoded by the coding sequence GTGAGCGGCGACGTGTTCGACCCCGAGCAGCTGTCCCGCTGCATCTCCTGCGGCTTCTGCCTGCCGGCCTGCCCCACGTACGCGATGACCGGCGACGAGGCGTCCTCGCCGCGCGGCCGGATCACCCTGATGCGGGCCCTGCAGGACGGCACGCTGCCTCCGGACGACCCCACCCTCGCCGAGCAGTCCTCGTTCTGCCTGGGCTGCCGGGCGTGCGAACCGGTCTGCCCGGCCGGGGTGCAGTACGGCAGCCTGCTGGAGCAGTGGCGGGTGCACCAGTGGCGCGGCCGGCGCCGGCCACCGCTCGCCCGCGCGCTGACCCTGGTCGCCGGGCAACGCTGGCTGCTGCGCCTGCTCGGCCTGGTACGCGGCGCCGCCCGCGGCCCCGCCGCCGCCCCGCCGACCGGGCAGCTCATGCTGGGCTGCTTCGAGCGGGGGCTCTACCCGGGGGTCAGCCGGGCGGCCCGGTCCCTCGACCCGACGCTGGCCGTACCGGCGGCGCAGGGCTGCTGCGGGGCGCTGCACGCGCACAACGGCGACCTGGCCGGCGGCGAACGGCTGGCCCGGGGGCTCGGCGAGGAGCTGCCGGGCACCATCGTGACCACCTCCGGCGGCTGCGCCGCACACCTGGCCTCGGTGCTCGGGCCGCAGCGGGTGCGGGAGCTGTCCACCTGGCTCGCCGGCCGCCCGCCCGGGGTCGAGCTGCGGGTGGCCGGCCGGCGGGCCCGGGTCACCCTGCAGGATTCCTGCCACCTGCGCAACGGCCTGGGGGTCTTCGCCGAGCCCCGGGCGCTGCTCCGGCAGGTCGCCGACTACGTGGAACTGCCCTCGGCGGCCACCTGCTGCGGCGCCGCCGGCACGTACTCGCTGCTGCGGCCGAAGGACTCCCGGCGGATCCTGGACGGCAAGCTCGACGAGATCGAAGCCGCCGGGGTGGACCTGGTGGTGGCGGTGAACCCCGGCTGTCTGCGCCAGCTGCGTACCGGGCTGCGCCGGCGCCGGTCGGCCGTGCGGGCCGTACACCTGGCCGAGCTGCTGGCCGAGGCGGCCACGCCTGACCGGCCCTGA
- a CDS encoding ABC transporter substrate-binding protein, with amino-acid sequence MPDPVSARRLSRRGLLAGGAATFAALLAGCGGDGDSASPAASKGSGPWSFTDDRNEKVSAGTRPTRVVAFTGTAAALVDFGLDTQVVGVFGETKRADGTKDPQAGDLNVESVEILGNVWGEFSVEKYAALRPELLVTHMYDPGALWYVPDESKDKILPLAPSVAVTTARVPMTKPIERYAQLAESLGADLSAKKVTDAKARFEAAAESVRQAVKTNPGIKVMAASGSPDLFYVSNPKVSTDLMYFAELGVDIVVPTKLETGDYFEALSWENANKFPADLILLDNRSTALQPKDLAAKPTWGQLPAVKANQVTPWDAVPRFSYAGAAPLLENLAKAILATKKVS; translated from the coding sequence ATGCCTGATCCCGTGTCCGCCCGTCGACTCTCCCGCCGCGGCCTGCTGGCCGGTGGCGCCGCCACCTTCGCCGCGCTGCTCGCCGGCTGCGGTGGCGACGGTGACTCCGCATCTCCGGCGGCCAGCAAGGGTTCCGGCCCCTGGTCGTTCACCGACGACCGCAACGAGAAGGTGAGCGCCGGCACCCGGCCGACCCGCGTGGTGGCCTTCACCGGGACCGCGGCGGCGCTGGTCGATTTCGGACTCGACACGCAGGTGGTCGGCGTCTTCGGGGAGACGAAGCGAGCGGACGGCACTAAGGACCCGCAGGCTGGCGACCTGAACGTGGAGAGCGTGGAGATCCTCGGCAACGTCTGGGGTGAGTTCAGCGTCGAGAAGTACGCGGCCCTGCGCCCGGAGCTGCTGGTCACCCACATGTACGACCCGGGCGCGCTCTGGTACGTGCCGGACGAGAGCAAGGACAAGATCCTCCCGCTGGCCCCGAGCGTGGCCGTCACCACCGCCCGGGTGCCGATGACCAAGCCGATCGAGCGGTACGCCCAGCTCGCCGAGTCGCTCGGCGCCGACCTGTCGGCCAAGAAGGTCACCGACGCCAAGGCCCGCTTCGAGGCCGCCGCCGAGTCGGTCCGGCAGGCGGTGAAGACCAACCCGGGCATCAAGGTGATGGCCGCCTCCGGCAGTCCCGACCTGTTCTACGTCTCCAACCCGAAGGTCAGCACCGACCTGATGTACTTCGCCGAACTCGGGGTCGACATCGTGGTGCCCACCAAGCTCGAGACGGGCGACTACTTCGAGGCGCTGAGCTGGGAGAACGCCAACAAGTTCCCGGCCGACCTGATCCTGCTGGACAACCGCAGCACGGCTCTGCAGCCCAAGGACCTCGCCGCCAAGCCGACCTGGGGGCAGCTGCCGGCCGTCAAGGCCAACCAGGTCACCCCGTGGGACGCGGTGCCCCGCTTCTCGTACGCCGGCGCGGCGCCGCTGCTGGAGAACCTGGCCAAGGCGATCCTGGCCACCAAGAAGGTCAGCTGA
- a CDS encoding NAD(P)/FAD-dependent oxidoreductase has protein sequence MADERGTVVIGAGPAGLTAAYELLRRGAPVRVFEADEVVGGISRTVERDGWRFDIGGHRFFTKVPRVEEFWHEVLPDEDFLLRPRMSRIYYRGALYDYPLNATNALRNLGLREAALCMGSYARARLRPPKDQSHFEGWVSARFGWRLYSIFFKTYTEKVWGMPADQLQADWAAQRIKNLSLAKAVRNAVLPKRNRKDVTSLIEEFQYPKLGPGMMWERCAEEVRRRGGRVDTGTWVTAVHRDPEHRRAVAVTVNGAGGQRTEPAEHVVSSMPISELVAALRPAAPPEVLAAAADLRYRDFLTVALVVPEEFSFPDNWIYVHDPAVKVGRIQNFGSWSPHLVKDGRTCLGLEYFVFEDDETWRTPDADLIAAATAELERLGLVRPGVVEAGYVVRMPKAYPVYDERYQHNVDVIREWLAREVPNVHPVGRNGMHRYNNQDHSMLTAMLTAENIACGTRHDVWSVNVEQDYHEESAGGDGRGDGDSRHGTGRDAPVMPAPPLGTAGTSGTAGTAGTAGTDGDGRARKAPVEQPAQIRLG, from the coding sequence ATGGCTGACGAACGCGGCACGGTGGTCATCGGCGCGGGGCCGGCGGGACTGACCGCGGCGTACGAGTTGCTCCGGCGGGGCGCCCCGGTACGGGTGTTCGAGGCGGACGAGGTGGTCGGCGGGATCAGCCGCACCGTCGAGCGGGACGGCTGGCGCTTCGACATCGGCGGGCACCGGTTCTTCACCAAGGTGCCCCGGGTCGAGGAGTTCTGGCACGAGGTCCTGCCCGACGAGGACTTCCTGCTCCGCCCCCGGATGAGCCGGATCTACTACCGCGGCGCGCTCTACGACTACCCGCTGAACGCGACCAACGCGCTGCGCAACCTCGGGCTGCGCGAGGCCGCGCTCTGCATGGGCTCGTACGCCCGGGCGCGGCTGCGCCCGCCGAAGGACCAGTCGCACTTCGAGGGGTGGGTCTCGGCCCGGTTCGGCTGGCGGCTCTACTCGATCTTCTTCAAGACGTACACGGAGAAGGTCTGGGGCATGCCGGCCGACCAGTTGCAGGCCGACTGGGCAGCCCAGCGGATTAAGAACCTGTCGCTGGCCAAGGCGGTCCGCAACGCCGTGCTGCCCAAACGCAACCGCAAGGACGTGACCAGCCTGATCGAGGAGTTCCAGTACCCGAAACTGGGGCCCGGCATGATGTGGGAGCGCTGCGCCGAGGAGGTGCGCCGCCGGGGCGGTCGGGTGGACACCGGGACGTGGGTGACCGCCGTGCACCGCGACCCGGAGCACCGCCGGGCGGTCGCCGTGACCGTCAACGGCGCGGGCGGGCAGCGTACCGAGCCGGCGGAGCACGTCGTCTCCTCGATGCCGATCTCCGAGCTGGTCGCCGCGCTGCGCCCGGCCGCCCCGCCGGAGGTGCTGGCCGCCGCGGCCGACCTGCGGTACCGGGACTTCCTCACCGTCGCGCTGGTGGTGCCCGAGGAGTTCTCGTTCCCGGACAACTGGATCTATGTGCACGACCCGGCGGTGAAGGTGGGCCGGATCCAGAACTTCGGATCGTGGTCGCCGCACCTGGTCAAGGACGGTCGCACCTGCCTCGGCCTGGAGTATTTCGTCTTCGAGGACGACGAGACCTGGCGTACGCCCGACGCCGACCTGATCGCCGCCGCGACCGCCGAGCTGGAGCGGCTGGGTCTGGTCCGGCCGGGCGTCGTCGAGGCCGGCTACGTGGTGCGGATGCCGAAGGCGTACCCGGTCTACGACGAGCGTTACCAGCACAACGTCGACGTGATCCGGGAGTGGCTGGCCCGCGAGGTGCCCAACGTGCACCCGGTCGGCCGCAACGGCATGCACCGGTACAACAATCAGGACCACTCGATGTTGACCGCCATGCTCACCGCGGAGAATATCGCCTGCGGCACCCGCCACGACGTCTGGTCCGTCAACGTCGAGCAGGACTACCACGAGGAGTCCGCGGGTGGCGACGGGCGCGGCGACGGCGACAGCCGGCACGGCACCGGCCGGGACGCGCCGGTCATGCCGGCCCCGCCCCTCGGGACCGCCGGGACCTCCGGGACCGCCGGGACCGCCGGGACCGCCGGGACCGACGGTGACGGTCGCGCGCGGAAGGCACCGGTCGAGCAGCCGGCACAGATACGCCTCGGCTGA
- a CDS encoding phosphotransferase family protein, with amino-acid sequence MSGPSPTQRVLSAADLADYVRASFGPDRGVAACGPLAGGGFAAVWWVRLDDGREVVVKVAPPPTVPLLRYEQGLTAAEARYFRLVATHAPRVPVPPVLHHGVDPVLGEWLVTGRLPGRSLSDLAASGGDGDRARYDFGTALAEVHRVTGDRFGYDDGRTGGSTWAEAFTAMIEELLADGVDWGVPVPAQRIRSVVRRHRRLLDQVRRPALVHFDGWDGNVLAEPAGGGSYRMCGLVDGERYLFGDPMVDLVSPLLLRRAEDEPDHPFLHGYAAAADDPPVFDANLRRRLGLYRMHLYLLMTVEMPSRGMTADSHPDRRVGLARLLDEELTALSHD; translated from the coding sequence ATGAGCGGGCCGAGTCCCACCCAGCGCGTCCTCTCCGCCGCCGACCTGGCCGACTACGTCCGTGCCTCGTTCGGGCCGGACCGTGGCGTGGCGGCCTGCGGCCCGCTGGCCGGGGGCGGCTTCGCCGCCGTCTGGTGGGTCCGCCTCGACGACGGCCGTGAGGTTGTCGTGAAGGTCGCCCCGCCGCCCACCGTCCCGCTGCTGCGCTACGAGCAGGGCCTCACCGCCGCCGAGGCCCGCTACTTCCGGCTGGTGGCGACGCACGCGCCGCGGGTTCCCGTACCGCCGGTGCTGCACCACGGTGTGGATCCGGTGCTGGGCGAGTGGCTCGTCACCGGCCGGCTGCCCGGCCGGTCGCTGAGCGACCTGGCGGCGTCCGGAGGGGACGGTGACCGGGCCCGGTACGACTTCGGAACGGCGCTGGCCGAGGTGCACCGGGTCACCGGCGACCGCTTCGGCTACGACGACGGACGTACCGGCGGGTCGACCTGGGCCGAGGCGTTCACGGCGATGATCGAGGAGCTGCTGGCCGACGGCGTCGACTGGGGCGTACCCGTGCCGGCGCAGCGGATCCGGTCCGTGGTGCGGCGGCACCGCCGGCTGCTCGACCAGGTACGCCGCCCGGCGCTGGTGCACTTCGACGGCTGGGACGGCAACGTGCTCGCCGAGCCGGCCGGCGGCGGCTCGTACCGGATGTGCGGGCTGGTCGACGGGGAGCGCTACCTCTTCGGCGATCCCATGGTGGATCTGGTCTCCCCCCTGCTGCTCCGCCGGGCGGAGGACGAGCCGGACCATCCGTTCCTCCATGGGTACGCCGCCGCTGCGGACGACCCGCCGGTCTTCGACGCCAACCTTCGGCGCCGCCTCGGGCTCTACCGGATGCACCTCTACCTGCTGATGACCGTCGAGATGCCCAGCCGTGGGATGACCGCGGACAGCCACCCCGACCGGCGCGTCGGGCTCGCCCGCCTGCTCGACGAAGAACTCACCGCCCTGTCCCACGACTGA
- a CDS encoding FtsX-like permease family protein: MVTLLLIAASMLVGILEQLRERRRLLAMLVAVGTRPGTLSWSVLWQTAVPVLIGLALAVVFGLGLGVVLLRMVQAPVVIAWPVVGLSTALGAAVVLLVTGLSLPVLRRLTRPDGIRTE; this comes from the coding sequence GTGGTCACCCTGCTGCTGATCGCCGCCAGCATGCTCGTCGGCATCCTGGAGCAGCTCCGCGAACGGCGCCGGCTGCTGGCCATGCTGGTCGCGGTCGGCACCCGGCCGGGCACGCTGAGCTGGTCGGTGCTCTGGCAGACCGCGGTGCCGGTGCTGATCGGGCTGGCCCTGGCGGTGGTCTTCGGGCTGGGGCTCGGCGTGGTGCTGCTGCGTATGGTGCAGGCCCCGGTGGTGATCGCCTGGCCGGTGGTCGGCCTCTCCACCGCCCTCGGCGCGGCGGTGGTGCTGCTGGTCACCGGGCTCAGCCTGCCCGTGCTGCGGCGGCTCACCCGCCCGGACGGCATCCGGACCGAGTGA